From the genome of Syntrophaceae bacterium, one region includes:
- a CDS encoding helix-turn-helix domain-containing protein: MKRNFRIDEAADVLGTSRRTVYRLLMTGELVGFKVRSCLRITHESLNSYRCRQIEKYQEDNAIDLSTTSSN, from the coding sequence ATGAAGCGAAATTTTCGGATTGATGAAGCCGCAGATGTTCTTGGGACAAGTAGAAGAACAGTTTATCGTCTTTTGATGACCGGCGAGTTGGTCGGGTTTAAGGTTAGATCCTGCCTCAGGATAACCCATGAAAGCTTAAATTCGTATCGGTGCCGACAAATTGAAAAGTACCAAGAAGATAATGCGATAGATTTGTCGACTACGTCAAGCAATTAA
- the sppA gene encoding signal peptide peptidase SppA: MEATDFSNGQIWGILPDNLEILIRSYLDIRDRKDLPAEAARYIASGPSTEEKPYTMLNGAAVIPVNGTITKRASFMSMIYGGASAAGIIHSLKTAQADPEVKAVVLSIDSPGGTVSSVESLEEAVRNADAVKPVVAFGNGMMASAAYWIGSAARSVIVENTAQVGSIGVLMVHYDWSENDRKMGLKRTFVAAGRYKAMGNDAEPLSREARDEIEAQLNHYYSLFVDAVARNRKTDVQAVLEGMADGRVFIGKQAVDVGLADRTGNIEAAVNTALVFAAGSGSKGGISTKVERAVETSITGTEAGKTERQRIMGLAMHHLGEEDGKRFKILVESGVTVEQYATVRQATPTPAASAQTEEDRTMARMLAALKESRTEQGGKDFITLVAETVVATNCSRTEAMKQVIKANPEAHKAYLRKVNV; this comes from the coding sequence ATGGAAGCCACCGATTTCAGCAATGGTCAGATTTGGGGAATCCTTCCGGACAACCTGGAAATACTCATTCGGAGTTACCTCGACATTCGGGACCGCAAGGATTTACCCGCCGAGGCGGCCCGGTACATCGCTTCCGGGCCGAGTACTGAAGAGAAGCCTTACACGATGTTGAACGGGGCGGCGGTAATCCCCGTCAACGGCACAATCACGAAACGGGCGTCCTTCATGTCCATGATCTACGGCGGTGCATCGGCTGCAGGAATCATCCATTCCCTCAAGACCGCCCAGGCGGACCCGGAAGTGAAGGCCGTCGTCCTGTCTATCGACTCCCCCGGGGGAACCGTCAGCAGTGTTGAATCCCTGGAAGAAGCGGTCCGGAACGCCGATGCTGTCAAGCCGGTCGTGGCCTTCGGCAACGGCATGATGGCGAGCGCGGCCTACTGGATCGGGAGCGCGGCCCGGTCGGTGATCGTGGAGAACACGGCCCAGGTGGGAAGCATCGGAGTCCTGATGGTCCATTACGACTGGTCGGAGAATGACCGGAAGATGGGGCTGAAGAGGACCTTTGTTGCCGCAGGTCGTTACAAGGCCATGGGCAACGATGCCGAACCGCTTTCGCGGGAAGCCAGGGACGAGATCGAGGCGCAGCTAAACCACTATTACAGCCTTTTCGTGGATGCCGTGGCCAGGAACCGAAAGACCGATGTGCAGGCGGTCCTGGAAGGCATGGCGGACGGGCGGGTGTTCATCGGGAAACAGGCCGTTGATGTCGGGTTGGCGGATCGGACCGGCAACATCGAAGCGGCTGTCAATACGGCCCTTGTCTTTGCCGCAGGGAGCGGCAGCAAGGGGGGAATCTCAACCAAGGTGGAGCGGGCAGTGGAAACATCGATCACCGGTACCGAAGCGGGCAAGACCGAACGGCAGCGGATCATGGGGCTGGCAATGCACCATTTAGGCGAGGAGGACGGAAAGAGGTTCAAGATCCTTGTGGAGTCCGGCGTCACCGTCGAACAGTACGCGACGGTTCGGCAGGCCACCCCGACACCAGCTGCTTCTGCCCAGACCGAAGAGGATAGGACAATGGCAAGAATGCTGGCCGCGCTGAAGGAGTCGAGAACGGAACAGGGTGGAAAAGATTTCATAACCCTGGTTGCGGAAACCGTTGTCGCCACAAATTGCAGCCGGACGGAGGCCATGAAGCAGGTCATCAAGGCGAACCCGGAGGCCCACAAGGCATACCTCCGGAAAGTCAATGTGTGA